The proteins below come from a single Triticum aestivum cultivar Chinese Spring chromosome 5D, IWGSC CS RefSeq v2.1, whole genome shotgun sequence genomic window:
- the LOC123125735 gene encoding BTB/POZ and MATH domain-containing protein 3-like, protein MPKLVFHLAPRMAEHCKISVAMVAEPEERPYARSYVLKVDGYSRTKALLKNGEYLTSEPFSVGGHDWVVTYYPNGSKIRPDDISIFLRLHPAGAKDVKAKFTFSLLDENGEPVPSYTRAHDDIHTFSRKAPNWGYHNLMKKAKLERSEHLRNDCLTIGCHVTVVKEILDEEETRASPNDLHRQLSDLLESKDAADLTFQVGGEIFLAHRCVLATRSSVFKAELLDRMVESSGSLIEIQDMEPDVFEALLHFIYTGKVSPMIDVVMASHLLVAADRYNISRLKQIREEKLCSHIDSDVVATSLAIAEQHGFHRLKEACLRFLASPSNLEAMMASNGYRHLKSSCPSVLKELIARILPTKWNLEKDIIMTIY, encoded by the coding sequence ATGCCTAAGCTGGTCTTCCATCTTGCTCCGAGAATGGCAGAGCATTGCAAGATCTCTGTTGCCATGGTAGCTGAACCAGAGGAAAGGCCATATGCGCGATCATACGTGCTCAAGGTAGATGGATACTCAAGAACCAAGGCGCTACTCAAGAACGGCGAGTACCTAACCTCTGAACCTTTCAGTGTTGGAGGCCACGACTGGGTCGTGACCTATTACCCAAACGGCAGCAAGATTCGTCCTGATGACATATCTATTTTTCTACGTCTTCACCCCGCCGGTGCCAAAGATGTGAAGGCGAAATTCACGTTCAGTCTACTTGACGAGAACGGAGAACCGGTGCCTTCATACACCCGTGCCCACGACGATATACATACATTCTCAAGGAAAGCTCCAAATTGGGGCTACCATAACCTAATGAAGAAGGCTAAGTTGGAAAGATCGGAGCATCTGAGAAATGATTGTCTCACCATCGGATGCCATGTCACCGTCGTGAAGGAGATCCTCGACGAAGAAGAAACAAGAGCATCTCCAAACGACTTGCACCGGCAACTCAGTGATCTCCTCGAGAGCAAAGATGCAGCAGACCTGACATTTCAAGTAGGCGGAGAGATATTCCTCGCTCATAGGTGTGTCCTAGCCACTCGGTCATCTGTCTTCAAGGCGGAGCTCCTCGACCGCATGGTGGAGAGTTCTGGTAGTCTCATTGAAATTCAAGACATGGAACCTGATGTGTTCGAGGCCTTGCTCCATTTCATATACACTGGCAAAGTTTCTCCTATGATTGATGTGGTGATGGCCAGCCATCTACTCGTAGCGGCTGATAGGTACAACATTAGCAGGCTGAAGCAGATACGCGAGGAGAAATTGTGTTCTCATATTGATTCAGACGTGGTGGCAACCAGTTTGGCTATAGCTGAGCAGCATGGTTTCCATCGTCTCAAAGAAGCCTGTCTACGGTTCCTTGCTTCTCCATCCAATTTGGAGGCCATGATGGCAAGCAATGGTTATCGACATCTCAAGTCTAGCTGTCCATCTGTTCTCAAGGAGCTCATAGCTAGAATACTCCCGACTAAATGGAACTTGGAAAAGGATATTATCATGACAATTTACTAG
- the LOC123125734 gene encoding BTB/POZ and MATH domain-containing protein 3 — MAEQCKISAAMVSEERSFARSYVLKVDGYSRAKAFLETGKCLTSDPFSVGGHDWTVLCYPNGDNRNHAYYISIFLRLESADAGDVKAKFTLSLLDKNGQPVPSYSRASPVLTFSKKDSCLGYPDFFNKADLERSAHLRDDCITIRCDVTVIHGEETRIPPSDLHQHFGDLLENKDAADLIFQVGAQSFSAHRCVLAARSSVFKAELLGTMKESSAANPIEIYDVEADVFKSLLHFIYTDSVPPVLDVGMASHLLVAADRYNIGRLKLICEEKLCTHIDSNMVATSLALAEQHGFHRLKEACLQFLASPSNFKAMMASDGFEHLTSSCPHVLKELVARILPAEWGVAKDVVMTMWK, encoded by the coding sequence ATGGCAGAGCAATGCAAGATTTCTGCTGCCATGGTATCTGAGGAAAGGTCATTTGCGCGGTCATATGTGCTCAAGGTAGATGGATACTCCAGAGCCAAGGCGTTTCTCGAGACCGGCAAGTGCCTTACCTCTGACCCTTTCAGTGTTGGAGGGCACGACTGGACCGTGTTATGTTACCCAAACGGTGACAATAGGAATCATGCCTATTACATATCCATTTTTCTACGTCTTGAATCTGCTGATGCTGGAGATGTGAAGGCGAAATTCACGCTCAGTCTACTTGACAAGAATGGACAACCGGTGCCTTCATACAGCCGTGCCTCCCCTGTGCTAACCTTCTCAAAGAAAGATTCATGCTTGGGCTACCCTGACTTCTTCAACAAGGCTGATCTGGAGCGATCGGCACATCTAAGAGACGACTGTATCACCATCAGGTGCGATGTCACCGTCATCCATGGGGAAGAAACAAGGATTCCTCCAAGCGACCTGCACCAGCACTTCGGTGACCTCCTCGAGAATAAGGACGCAGCAGACCTAATCTTTCAAGTCGGTGCACAGAGTTTCTCAGCCCACAGGTGTGTCCTCGCTGCTCGGTCATCCGTCTTCAAGGCGGAGCTCCTTGGCACTATGAAGGAGAGTTCTGCAGCTAATCCTATTGAAATCTATGACGTGGAAGCTGATGTTTTCAAGTCCTTGCTTCACTTCATATACACTGACTCCGTTCCTCCAGTGCTTGATGTGGGGATGGCCAGCCATCTACTCGTGGCTGCTGACAGGTACAACATCGGCAGGCTGAAGCTGATATGCGAGGAGAAATTGTGCACTCACATCGATTCCAACATGGTGGCCACCAGTTTAGCTTTAGCAGAGCAGCATGGTTTCCATCGTCTCAAAGAGGCTTGTTTGCAATTCCTTGCTTCTCCTTCCAATTTCAAAGCTATGATGGCAAGCGACGGTTTTGAGCATCTGACATCCAGCTGCCCACATGTTCTCAAGGAGCTTGTAGCTAGAATCCTTCCGGCTGAATGGGGGGTGGCAAAGGACGTTGTCATGACAATGTGGAAGTAG
- the LOC123125736 gene encoding GDSL esterase/lipase At5g03610-like, producing MNLPTIACALILLLHLNVSPVESSRPQPEGLGKGRHHGHNGHSGDDGHQHHHSDGYNGYSFYVFGDSFADNGNLVKMTPLSELNRQWRPPYRANGRFSNSLVESDFIASMLGQMKSPPAHSLARKVGPAGLNFAAGGSGVYDVPHTHTLARQIHTFHKLVKDGDIDQELLASKSVALVAVSGNDYARLPSDTKSFAEVEDFAKNVASEIAANVRRLKDIGVQKVLVNNLFPFGCAPSETRAYNHTRCNERRNLAAMLHNHHLANKLADMEDVLVVDLNAAFSTVLRDDGSGDTANLFREKLVPCCESTDPKGYCGQVDPETLDPLYDVCDEPHVFFFWDEMNPTMVGWQAVMGPLDFPIRKFLGLVK from the exons ATGAATCTCCCGACGATCGCCTGCGCCCTCATCCTACTTCTCCATCTCAATG TTTCTCCCGTGGAGTCGTCCCGGCCGCAGCCAGAGGGGCTCGGGAAGGGGCGCCACCACGGCCATAACGGGCACAGCGGCGACGACGGGCACCAACACCATCACTCTGACGGCTACAACGGGTACAGCTTCTACGTCTTCGGCGACTCCTTCGCCGACAACGGCAACCTCGTCAAGATGACCCCATTATCCGAGCTCAATCGCCAGTGGCGCCCTCCATACAGGGCCAACGGCCGCTTCTCCAACAGCTTGGTTGAGTCCGACTTCATCG CCTCCATGTTAGGGCAGATGAAATCCCCTCCGGCGCACAGCCTCGCGCGCAAGGTCGGTCCGGCCGGCTTGAACTTCGCCGCCGGCGGCTCCGGCGTGTATGACGTGCCGCACACCCACACGCTCGCCAGGCAGATCCACACCTTCCACAAGCTCGTCAAGGACGGAGACATCGACCAAGAGCTCCTCGCGTCGAAATCCGTCGCGCTGGTCGCCGTCTCCGGCAACGACTACGCCCGCCTCCCCTCCGACACCAAAAGCTTCGCGGAGGTGGAGGATTTCGCCAAGAATGTGGCGTCGGAGATCGCGGCGAACGTGCGGCGCCTAAAGGACATCGGCGTGCAGAAGGTGCTCGTCAACAACCTCTTCCCTTTCGGGTGCGCCCCGTCGGAGACCAGGGCGTACAACCACACCCGCTGCAACGAGCGGCGCAACCTGGCCGCCATGCTCCACAACCACCACCTTGCCAACAAGCTGGCCGACATGGAGGACGTGCTGGTGGTCGACCTGAACGCTGCCTTCAGCACGGTCCTCCGGGACGACGGGAGCGGTGACACCGCCAATCTATTCAGGGAGAAGCTGGTGCCGTGTTGCGAGAGCACGGACCCCAAGGGGTACTGCGGGCAGGTAGACCCGGAGACGTTGGATCCGCTCTACGACGTGTGCGACGAACCCCACGTGTTCTTCTTTTGGGACGAGATGAACCCGACCATGGTCGGGTGGCAGGCCGTCATGGGCCCGCTCGACTTCCCCATCAGAAAGTTCCTAGGCCTCGTTAAGTAG